The genome window ATCCATTTAAAAAGGTTGTCATTTTCTGAAAACCTTTCTGCATTTACTATTACATCATCTATGACCTGCTTTTTTCGATCAGACTCCATTGTTAAAAGAATGCTGAAAAAGTTTTTTAACCCCTGCTTGTCCGGCTGGTTTCGAAGATCAACAAGCGCTCCAGCCAAAGACTGCGGGCAGATTTTTTCCATAAGCAATAGAATTTCAGAAACCCTGCGAAACCCGTTCAAAACCCAGAAATTGGTGAGCGCGCATATACATTCCGGCTTGTGGTTATCATCCTTATAATTCCTGTTAAAAGCATCTATTGGAATCTTAAGCCTGTTTTCTTTTTCAAAACCTTTGACTGCCTGCATTTTACCTGGATGAGCCTGTATGGAAAGAGGTTTTGCCGCTGCAAGAACCTTGAACAGATACGGAAGGGTATTGTTAAATTTTTGCGCCGCCTCTCTGCCAAGAATATCTTCAGGATTATTCCTGATCAATTCCAGCAAAGACACCCATTTGCCGCCATAATTAACCATGGAAGGCGCCTTTGGATGTGCTCCCATCCAGAATTCGGCCTGGGGTCTGGCAGAAGGCGACTTTTTACCTGAAAGTTCGGCAATGGCGGTATAAGACCCCCATGCATATTCCTGAACAGTATTTTTTAGTATGCTTATTGTTTTCATTTAAGTTAAGTGTTAAGTGTCAGGTGTTCGGTTAAAGCAATTATCTGTTCTATCAAGCTCTTAACACTTAACACCTAACACTTAACACTTGATTAAGTCAACTTAGAAGAAAACCGCCATGACTCTTTTAATTAATGAAATATTTTACAGTATTCAGGGGGAATCTTTATATGCCGGGCTTCCATGTGTTTTTGTGAGGCTTACCGGATGCAATTTAAGATGCTCATACTGCGATACCCGTTATGCTTATGAAGAAGGAATGGAAATGGAATTATCCGAAATCCTTCAGAAGGTCGCGACTTATCATTGCCCGCTCATTGAAATTACAGGCGGAGAACCGTTGTTTCAGGATAATACACCTCTGCTTATATCAAAACTCCTTGAAAAAGGATACGAGGTTATGATGGAAACAAACGGAACGTTTGATATAAGCATGGTTGATAAACGATGCGTAAAAATCGTGGATATTAAATGCCCGACCAGTGG of Anaerolineae bacterium contains these proteins:
- the manA gene encoding mannose-6-phosphate isomerase, class I, giving the protein MKTISILKNTVQEYAWGSYTAIAELSGKKSPSARPQAEFWMGAHPKAPSMVNYGGKWVSLLELIRNNPEDILGREAAQKFNNTLPYLFKVLAAAKPLSIQAHPGKMQAVKGFEKENRLKIPIDAFNRNYKDDNHKPECICALTNFWVLNGFRRVSEILLLMEKICPQSLAGALVDLRNQPDKQGLKNFFSILLTMESDRKKQVIDDVIVNAERFSENDNLFKWMIKLYNEYKADIGVFSPILLNLICLKPGQAMFIPPGALHAYLDGVGIELMANSDNVLRGGLTPKHVDVRELLSVLDFEEKGINIIASKKCKDFEMIYPSPAEEFVLSVISVNKEIAYKSPVKRSIEIILCTDGKALITDMDNNIAIDLNKGVSVVIPAGVQNYTINGKATLYKAAVPF
- a CDS encoding radical SAM protein, whose translation is MTLLINEIFYSIQGESLYAGLPCVFVRLTGCNLRCSYCDTRYAYEEGMEMELSEILQKVATYHCPLIEITGGEPLFQDNTPLLISKLLEKGYEVMMETNGTFDISMVDKRCVKIVDIKCPTSGESDRNDLENLKRLNQKDQVKFVIGNRKDYEYAKDITKLISPEFAEKNILFSPVSGEITCAKLAKWILEDNLNIRLHLQVHKIIWPDKQRGV